One genomic region from Sphingobacterium sp. UGAL515B_05 encodes:
- a CDS encoding LytTR family DNA-binding domain-containing protein — MLNCYIIDDTPSVIRQLKKFIDQTSILHFTGATESGEEALHMMQKLKSKVDLIFLDIELPDISGLTLLDSLSKDYIIILVSGHRHFAEEAFIKGAAGYLFKPLSYDRFLAAVNKAKQMAGTKERTVLRPPKYIYLPGGGREVRITILTASITFIQASGSFCSIFFDDAPPFHCSLSLKHLSEVLSPPAFIQVNRSVIVNKSKIIRYDANDVFLDEKKLIFAITDKFKDDFIRSLTSDGYTF; from the coding sequence ATGTTAAATTGTTATATAATAGATGATACTCCTTCAGTAATCAGGCAACTGAAGAAATTTATTGATCAAACCTCAATACTTCATTTTACCGGTGCGACTGAATCCGGTGAAGAGGCATTACACATGATGCAAAAATTAAAATCCAAGGTAGATTTGATTTTTTTAGATATAGAATTACCGGATATCTCCGGTTTAACCTTACTGGATAGTTTATCGAAAGACTACATTATCATCCTGGTCAGTGGACACCGGCACTTTGCAGAAGAGGCATTTATAAAAGGCGCTGCTGGTTACTTATTTAAGCCCTTAAGCTATGATCGCTTCCTGGCCGCAGTTAACAAAGCAAAACAAATGGCTGGTACAAAGGAAAGAACCGTGCTCCGTCCCCCTAAATACATATATTTACCTGGTGGTGGCCGGGAGGTAAGAATAACTATTTTGACTGCATCAATTACTTTTATTCAGGCTTCAGGTAGTTTCTGTTCCATATTTTTTGACGACGCACCTCCTTTCCATTGCTCTTTGAGTTTGAAACACTTAAGTGAGGTATTGAGCCCTCCGGCATTTATACAGGTAAACCGGTCTGTAATCGTAAATAAAAGTAAGATCATCCGTTATGATGCAAATGATGTATTCCTGGACGAAAAAAAGCTAATATTTGCTATTACAGACAAGTTTAAAGACGACTTTATTAGATCATTGACTTCAGATGGTTATACGTTTTGA
- a CDS encoding SusC/RagA family TonB-linked outer membrane protein — protein MNGLFHSMGGRFFNLQQSKQKLPSYAQSLRVLTMCVSLFAASTVVHAQDINLSAKNESLEKVIKKLRAQTDYAIMASSSILARTRPVTVNLKGVSIDQAMREIFKNQPEQLDYEIKGKNIIIHQRPNPENNPGKKAEQPAKKSGRVLDQAGNPIAGATVTSSTGGQATSTTGSGAFDIVVHDGDHLIIKMLGYQPQEITVNGNIGDIHLLPINIVMETADVINTGYQSIPKERATGSFSTVSNELLNQQVSTDIMSRLPNIANSVMMDQSGYTGQIMVRGLSTISGPKNPLIVVDNFPYEGDLNNINPNIVENITILKDASASSIWGARAANGVIVITTKKAQFNHPINIDFNSSLTVSGKPDLNYIRQMSSSDFIDVEQELFKIGFYNSKINSKNKPLLSPVVDYLNKAAKGIITPEEANNAINNLRDVDVRDQFDQYMYKPAVKQQYYLSAQGGSEKFSWLSAVGYDHNKETLGESYRRMNIRFQNTFRPLSKLTIATNLYYTYTANNSGRTGYKSIATLFPYTRMADDQGNPLPVGRNWNQTYIQTAGDGKLLDWNYYPLTDWQHQTTNTAASNILTSIGLKYAITEGLAASLDYQYERESGFSTALADENSYSTRDYINRFTQIVNGVPVYIVPKGGILDKTNRINNVHNFRGQLGYDKTFGAHNVNVIIGAEMRTNKNDGNNAKYYGYDPNNLTTGNVDYTKTYPNFITGGNSTIINGNTLTQTDRRFVSQFANAAYTLNNKYILSASLRRDGSNLFGLKTNDQWNPFWSAGLSWKISKEAFYHSELLPYINLRATYGYSGNINPAMVAVNTMRFLPSPSPYTGTRTALFNNYYNPELRWETSKMFNLGVDFQSKNNRLSGTLEYYHKKGVNLFGTSQIDYTTGVPTSILRNVASMKGSGMDIMIKSLNINHTFKWNTIFNFSVYKDQIVAYNVNRTLASSYISTNTPPVSGVAGHPVYTIYAYKWAGLDPETGAPRGYLNDQISKDYASIVGEGTKVEGLQYFGSAIPTKFGSMINSFAYKNISLQVGISYKFGYWFRRSSINYTELFNNWRNHSDYALRWKNPGDELLTNVPSIDFKTNSSRDQLYDGSSVLVEKGDHIRLQYINLAYTFNHIRNIRSFQLFLNASNLGLIWKANKAGIDPDFNINLSGFVTPANYNLGIRAQF, from the coding sequence ATGAATGGTTTATTTCATTCTATGGGAGGCCGGTTCTTCAACTTACAACAAAGTAAGCAAAAGCTCCCCTCCTATGCACAATCCCTAAGGGTGCTCACCATGTGCGTTTCCCTTTTTGCCGCCAGCACGGTAGTTCACGCACAGGATATTAATCTATCAGCCAAAAACGAATCGCTGGAAAAAGTAATTAAAAAACTCAGGGCACAGACCGATTATGCAATCATGGCTTCCTCTTCAATTCTCGCCAGGACAAGGCCTGTAACCGTAAACCTGAAAGGAGTATCCATCGACCAGGCTATGCGGGAGATATTTAAGAACCAACCGGAGCAACTGGATTATGAGATCAAAGGAAAAAACATCATCATACATCAAAGGCCTAATCCGGAAAATAATCCTGGCAAAAAGGCAGAACAACCGGCAAAGAAATCAGGCAGGGTATTGGACCAGGCAGGAAACCCTATTGCTGGGGCTACGGTAACTTCTTCTACTGGTGGACAGGCAACCAGTACCACCGGGTCAGGCGCTTTTGACATTGTGGTTCACGACGGAGATCACCTGATCATTAAAATGCTGGGCTATCAACCACAGGAAATTACGGTAAATGGCAACATTGGGGATATTCACCTCCTTCCTATTAACATCGTTATGGAGACTGCTGATGTGATCAATACCGGATATCAATCTATACCTAAAGAGCGAGCTACTGGATCGTTTTCCACCGTAAGTAATGAGTTATTGAATCAGCAGGTCAGCACGGACATTATGTCCAGGTTACCCAACATTGCCAACAGCGTGATGATGGATCAGAGCGGTTATACCGGCCAAATTATGGTCCGCGGGCTTAGTACCATTAGCGGACCGAAAAATCCTTTGATCGTGGTTGATAATTTCCCATATGAAGGCGATCTCAATAATATCAACCCAAATATTGTAGAGAACATAACCATCCTTAAAGATGCTTCTGCCTCCAGTATTTGGGGCGCCAGGGCCGCAAATGGGGTTATAGTCATTACCACGAAAAAAGCGCAATTCAATCATCCTATTAATATTGACTTCAATTCATCTTTAACAGTTTCCGGAAAACCAGATTTGAACTACATCCGTCAAATGTCTTCTTCTGATTTTATTGATGTGGAACAGGAGCTTTTCAAGATCGGATTTTACAATAGCAAAATAAATTCAAAAAATAAGCCATTACTCAGTCCAGTGGTTGATTATTTAAATAAAGCCGCTAAAGGAATTATTACACCCGAAGAAGCCAATAACGCTATCAATAACTTGCGTGACGTGGATGTCCGTGATCAGTTTGACCAGTACATGTACAAACCCGCTGTCAAACAACAATATTACCTTAGTGCCCAAGGCGGATCAGAAAAATTCTCATGGCTATCGGCTGTAGGATATGATCATAATAAAGAAACACTTGGGGAATCTTATAGGCGAATGAATATACGATTCCAAAACACCTTCCGCCCTTTAAGTAAATTGACTATAGCAACCAATTTATATTATACCTATACCGCAAATAATTCGGGAAGAACAGGATATAAATCGATTGCTACGCTCTTTCCTTATACCCGAATGGCCGATGACCAGGGCAATCCGCTTCCTGTAGGAAGAAACTGGAACCAGACATATATCCAAACCGCGGGTGATGGCAAACTCCTGGACTGGAATTATTACCCATTAACGGACTGGCAGCATCAGACAACGAATACTGCTGCATCTAATATACTAACCAGCATTGGACTCAAATATGCAATCACGGAAGGATTAGCCGCGTCCTTAGATTACCAATATGAACGGGAATCCGGCTTTTCTACAGCTTTAGCAGATGAAAACAGCTATTCGACAAGAGATTATATTAACCGATTCACGCAGATAGTGAATGGAGTACCGGTATATATTGTGCCCAAAGGCGGAATACTCGACAAAACTAACAGGATAAATAATGTACATAACTTTCGCGGACAGCTTGGTTATGATAAGACATTTGGGGCACACAATGTAAATGTTATCATCGGGGCCGAAATGCGTACCAACAAAAATGATGGAAATAATGCTAAATATTATGGTTATGATCCCAACAACCTTACTACAGGTAATGTAGATTATACCAAAACTTATCCAAATTTTATTACAGGTGGTAATTCAACCATTATTAACGGAAATACATTAACCCAAACAGACAGGCGATTTGTATCTCAATTTGCGAACGCAGCATATACCCTGAATAATAAATATATACTATCGGCCAGCCTTCGGAGAGACGGCAGTAACCTTTTCGGGTTAAAAACAAATGATCAATGGAACCCTTTTTGGTCAGCAGGTTTATCCTGGAAAATATCCAAGGAAGCATTCTACCACTCTGAATTACTTCCATATATAAACTTAAGGGCGACCTATGGCTATAGCGGCAATATCAATCCAGCTATGGTTGCTGTAAATACTATGAGGTTCCTTCCAAGCCCATCTCCTTATACCGGCACCAGGACAGCATTGTTTAACAACTATTATAACCCTGAACTCCGATGGGAAACCTCAAAAATGTTCAATTTAGGGGTAGATTTTCAATCGAAAAATAATCGGCTATCCGGAACGCTGGAGTATTACCATAAAAAGGGGGTTAACCTTTTTGGCACCTCTCAAATTGATTATACCACAGGTGTTCCTACCTCAATTCTAAGAAACGTAGCGAGTATGAAAGGCAGCGGAATGGACATCATGATAAAAAGCCTGAATATCAATCATACCTTTAAGTGGAACACAATCTTTAATTTTTCAGTATATAAGGATCAGATCGTCGCCTACAATGTCAACAGAACATTAGCCAGTTCTTATATAAGCACCAATACGCCACCTGTATCTGGCGTAGCCGGCCATCCGGTCTACACAATATATGCCTATAAATGGGCAGGTCTCGATCCTGAAACAGGTGCTCCAAGGGGATACCTTAATGATCAGATCAGTAAGGATTATGCAAGCATTGTCGGGGAAGGTACTAAAGTCGAGGGATTGCAATACTTCGGGTCGGCCATTCCAACAAAGTTTGGTTCTATGATCAACTCTTTTGCTTATAAGAATATCAGTCTTCAAGTGGGCATCTCATACAAATTTGGATACTGGTTCAGAAGAAGCTCCATCAATTATACCGAATTATTCAATAACTGGCGCAACCACTCCGATTATGCATTGAGATGGAAAAATCCCGGTGATGAATTATTGACGAATGTACCTTCCATAGATTTTAAAACCAATAGCAGCCGTGACCAGCTCTATGACGGCTCCAGCGTCCTGGTTGAAAAGGGAGATCACATTCGCCTGCAATACATCAATCTGGCCTATACATTTAATCATATCCGAAATATCAGATCGTTCCAGCTATTTCTGAACGCCAGTAACCTTGGCCTGATCTGGAAAGCAAATAAAGCCGGAATTGACCCGGATTTTAATATAAACCTGAGTGGATTTGTAACACCTGCAAATTATAATTTGGGAATTCGTGCACAATTTTAA
- a CDS encoding TlpA disulfide reductase family protein — MKISSIILLLYICLFCHHIPLYAQTREGNTEIKPLKIGETIPDELWKLPLKVVNDPTGKKEVTLEQYKGKLILLDFWGTFCTSCIAGFPKMKKIQEDNSDKLKILAISAEQKERIAKFFNSAVGKEYTYINSTYGDTKLDKYFPHQTIPHTVWISRDGKYVVPTNTYEVTQENIDAIYRNQPSTMLKKVDIKQKMPLLLSDNFYINNNLNLGFYSLFFQGYYPGYPTGSNFKRTKDRKKVFGRQMTNMKLNAIVRAVASQLFTENKEHFSEKRIILNTTNPYLIDTKLNFEDQLPNKQYYSYELIVPEEKADSLYTYMLADLNRYLDVTLSLRKQMTDCLVLVRTSKLDKFKSKGNSSGRNFSVDQGKLSVKDEPLVNLVSLLNDIPLSKLPVIDETGYTNNIDLTLTGINNLEELRKSLAQYDLDLQEAKRDLLMFLVTDKK; from the coding sequence ATGAAAATATCAAGTATCATATTGCTTTTGTATATATGCTTATTCTGCCATCATATACCCCTCTATGCCCAAACCAGAGAAGGCAATACCGAAATTAAACCATTAAAAATCGGGGAAACTATTCCAGACGAACTTTGGAAACTCCCGCTAAAAGTAGTTAATGATCCAACAGGTAAAAAAGAAGTTACCCTGGAGCAATATAAGGGGAAATTAATTCTTCTGGACTTTTGGGGGACTTTTTGTACCTCGTGTATTGCAGGATTTCCAAAAATGAAGAAAATTCAGGAAGATAACAGTGATAAACTTAAAATATTAGCCATTTCTGCTGAGCAAAAAGAACGCATAGCCAAATTCTTTAATTCAGCAGTGGGTAAAGAATATACATACATCAATTCAACGTATGGAGATACCAAACTGGATAAGTACTTTCCCCATCAAACTATCCCCCATACGGTGTGGATTTCTCGTGATGGAAAATATGTAGTACCTACAAACACATATGAAGTTACACAGGAAAATATTGATGCAATATATCGTAATCAGCCCAGTACAATGCTGAAAAAGGTCGATATAAAACAAAAAATGCCCCTATTACTTTCTGATAATTTTTATATAAACAATAATTTAAATCTAGGGTTTTATTCACTGTTCTTTCAGGGATATTACCCTGGCTATCCTACCGGTAGCAATTTTAAAAGAACAAAAGATAGAAAAAAAGTCTTTGGCAGACAGATGACGAATATGAAATTAAATGCAATTGTTCGTGCAGTTGCAAGCCAATTATTTACTGAAAACAAGGAACATTTTTCAGAGAAAAGGATCATATTGAATACAACCAATCCATACCTAATCGATACCAAACTAAATTTTGAGGATCAACTGCCCAATAAACAATATTACAGTTATGAACTCATTGTTCCTGAGGAAAAGGCGGATTCGTTGTACACTTATATGCTAGCGGATTTAAACCGGTACCTGGATGTGACATTGAGCCTAAGAAAACAGATGACCGACTGTTTAGTATTGGTCAGGACTTCCAAACTGGATAAATTCAAATCTAAGGGTAATTCCTCTGGCAGAAATTTTTCGGTAGATCAAGGAAAACTTTCCGTGAAAGATGAACCTTTAGTAAATCTCGTAAGTCTTTTAAACGACATTCCTCTATCCAAACTTCCGGTAATTGACGAAACAGGCTACACAAATAATATTGATCTAACATTAACCGGTATTAACAATCTTGAAGAGCTGCGCAAAAGTTTGGCGCAATACGATCTGGATTTGCAAGAAGCAAAAAGAGATCTGCTGATGTTTTTGGTGACAGATAAAAAATAA
- a CDS encoding FecR family protein, which translates to MEQNIKQLFDKYVSGAASIEETRQLYDYFETTGNSEELDELIEHYLQSDEKGNTETAEQQVDGVTAGAWKHIKANLPEIPEAKRTILSFKWIAAVAALLVIGMTITFMNMDHKPDAPHLTSIYGSDVLPGTNKATLTLSNGKSYELKDSKEGLQVKVDAISYQDGETIASTDAITQATITVPNGGVYTLKLSDGSRVQLNSGSVFTYPIQFKGTERLVKLSGEGYFEVSHDATKAFKVQSRGQVVTVLGTHFNVQSYDNEPIETTLLEGKVLVQATAGQGSAILSPNQLARFTNDKFHLKNVNAQDYIGWTKNLFVFNHLTLAQIFKHLERWYDVDIDYPASISDELFMMEIPKNRKLSEILEAISVLDKLNFKIQGRRITVTQQ; encoded by the coding sequence ATGGAGCAGAATATAAAACAGTTATTTGACAAATATGTTTCCGGCGCTGCCAGCATCGAGGAAACCCGTCAGCTTTATGATTATTTTGAAACTACAGGCAATAGCGAAGAACTGGATGAGCTCATAGAGCACTATTTGCAATCAGACGAGAAAGGCAATACCGAAACAGCAGAACAACAGGTAGACGGTGTAACTGCTGGAGCCTGGAAACACATAAAGGCTAATTTACCGGAAATACCGGAAGCTAAAAGAACAATTCTTTCATTTAAATGGATCGCTGCCGTAGCCGCGCTGCTAGTTATCGGTATGACCATTACTTTCATGAATATGGACCATAAACCGGATGCACCGCATCTTACGAGTATTTATGGATCAGATGTATTGCCTGGAACCAATAAAGCTACCCTGACCCTTTCTAACGGTAAAAGCTATGAATTAAAAGACAGTAAGGAAGGATTACAGGTAAAAGTGGATGCCATTAGCTACCAAGATGGGGAAACCATTGCGTCAACCGATGCAATTACACAGGCGACAATCACGGTACCTAATGGCGGAGTTTATACCCTAAAGCTTTCAGATGGCTCCAGGGTGCAACTGAACTCCGGATCGGTGTTTACTTATCCTATTCAGTTCAAGGGGACAGAACGTTTAGTTAAATTATCAGGGGAAGGTTATTTTGAAGTAAGTCACGATGCTACCAAAGCCTTTAAGGTACAGTCCCGCGGACAGGTCGTAACGGTACTAGGTACCCATTTCAATGTACAGTCATATGATAATGAGCCCATAGAAACAACCTTACTGGAAGGAAAAGTATTGGTGCAGGCCACTGCGGGGCAGGGATCAGCCATACTTTCTCCCAACCAACTAGCCAGATTTACGAACGATAAATTTCATTTGAAGAATGTGAATGCACAGGATTATATAGGCTGGACAAAGAATTTGTTCGTCTTTAATCATCTCACTTTAGCCCAAATATTTAAGCACCTTGAGCGCTGGTATGATGTGGACATTGACTACCCAGCCAGTATATCAGATGAGCTGTTTATGATGGAAATACCAAAAAATAGAAAATTATCTGAAATTCTTGAGGCCATTTCTGTTTTAGATAAATTGAATTTTAAGATACAAGGAAGGAGGATTACGGTAACACAGCAATAA
- a CDS encoding RagB/SusD family nutrient uptake outer membrane protein: MKKICTCILVSTLSCLLFSCEKFLDKKSDMQLATPATITDLKALLYNIPMFQGFADAGEMSSNDFYITDEDLNSLYYESNKRLYSWQPDHVSMDAESGANNWMNCYQPVYVCNSVLQSLKDNNLSGPEADDIKGQALVLRAARFLDGVQIWAPVYNPLTAYTDLGMVLRLDPDMNIPSKRATVQQTYDQIINDLSEAIPLLGTSASSSNIPTKASAYGLLARTYLIMGNYELAKKNAEAVLQFNDRLINFNDLNPAAAFPVPGTRLYAPDELTLLTTMSISELDMTSMIRVNPELYNLYPENDLRKVLYFNLKQDGSYVFKGAHTSYQFCTGVTTAEVMLIIAECNARAGKLIEAANALDKLGVKRWKTGTFIPFAFTDKDQALQIILEERRRELAFRGLRWSDLKRLNRDGANITLTRTINGKVYTLPPNDKRYAIALPEDIVDIANIPQNPR; the protein is encoded by the coding sequence ATGAAAAAAATATGTACCTGCATACTCGTTTCTACATTAAGTTGCCTTCTATTTTCCTGCGAAAAGTTTCTCGATAAAAAGTCGGATATGCAACTGGCCACTCCAGCAACAATTACCGACCTGAAGGCATTATTATATAACATCCCGATGTTTCAGGGCTTCGCAGATGCAGGGGAAATGAGCAGTAATGATTTTTATATCACTGACGAGGATTTAAACAGCCTGTATTATGAAAGCAATAAAAGGCTTTATTCCTGGCAACCGGATCATGTTTCCATGGATGCAGAGTCCGGTGCCAATAACTGGATGAATTGTTACCAGCCGGTTTATGTCTGCAATTCCGTATTGCAATCCCTTAAGGATAATAACCTTAGTGGCCCGGAAGCTGATGATATTAAGGGGCAGGCTTTAGTGTTAAGAGCAGCCCGATTCCTGGATGGGGTTCAAATATGGGCACCTGTATATAACCCCTTAACTGCATATACCGATTTAGGTATGGTCTTGCGCCTGGACCCGGACATGAATATCCCTTCTAAACGGGCAACAGTACAACAAACATACGACCAGATCATCAATGATCTATCAGAGGCTATCCCCTTGCTAGGAACGTCAGCCTCATCATCAAATATACCTACTAAGGCATCTGCGTACGGCTTGCTGGCCCGGACATATCTTATTATGGGCAATTATGAACTGGCCAAAAAAAATGCAGAAGCAGTATTACAATTTAATGATCGCCTGATCAATTTTAATGACCTCAATCCTGCAGCAGCGTTTCCAGTACCCGGTACTCGGCTTTATGCACCTGATGAGCTAACCTTACTGACCACCATGTCTATTTCCGAACTGGATATGACGTCAATGATCAGGGTAAATCCTGAACTGTATAACCTCTATCCCGAAAATGATTTAAGAAAGGTACTCTACTTCAATTTAAAACAGGATGGATCTTATGTGTTTAAAGGTGCGCATACCAGCTATCAGTTCTGCACTGGAGTAACCACCGCAGAAGTAATGCTGATCATTGCCGAATGTAATGCAAGGGCCGGTAAACTTATCGAAGCCGCAAATGCCCTGGACAAGCTTGGTGTAAAGAGATGGAAAACGGGAACTTTTATTCCATTTGCCTTTACCGATAAAGATCAGGCTTTACAAATTATACTGGAGGAAAGACGAAGGGAACTCGCCTTTAGGGGGCTTCGCTGGTCCGATCTTAAAAGATTGAACAGGGATGGCGCAAATATTACCTTAACCAGGACCATTAACGGAAAGGTATACACTTTACCTCCCAATGATAAACGATATGCGATTGCCCTGCCAGAAGATATCGTAGACATTGCAAATATCCCGCAAAATCCCAGATAA
- a CDS encoding LytTR family DNA-binding domain-containing protein has product MNNESTILDRFIFRFISVLVASLYVSELGSIHSIFERLLTIEFYYEFGVTFLIAITVTELLYRINQVLSRKYPLHDHTAMRILLQIVFGLVVPAVLVFLMAALYFGINGINIFKTDYLVFVFPLVVVLLILLNLLFILVPYFVHAYRLQKEAGTVRNLDRENMSSGLLNPVKVLDGASVRYINANDILLAYIIEGKVLIKCSESGELLTDHTLDELESLLPGDQFFRINRKLIAKKDCCHGYRPESYGKLEIEVSPVPPVPATVSQNKAKAFKEWIGSRIPID; this is encoded by the coding sequence ATGAATAACGAATCAACAATTTTAGACCGATTTATATTTCGTTTCATTTCCGTCCTGGTAGCATCATTATATGTCTCAGAGCTCGGTAGTATACACAGCATTTTTGAAAGGCTCCTAACCATTGAGTTCTATTACGAATTTGGAGTAACCTTCCTAATTGCTATAACGGTTACTGAACTTTTATACCGGATTAACCAGGTGCTCAGCAGAAAATATCCACTACATGATCACACCGCAATGAGGATTCTGCTTCAGATTGTTTTTGGATTAGTGGTGCCTGCAGTACTGGTTTTTCTAATGGCAGCTTTATATTTCGGCATCAATGGTATCAATATTTTTAAAACGGATTACCTCGTTTTTGTATTTCCATTGGTAGTGGTTCTACTGATATTGTTAAACCTGCTTTTTATCCTTGTTCCATATTTTGTGCACGCATATCGTTTGCAAAAAGAAGCAGGCACCGTTAGAAATTTGGATCGAGAAAATATGTCTTCCGGGTTATTAAATCCTGTTAAAGTACTGGATGGGGCAAGTGTGCGCTATATCAATGCAAATGATATCTTGCTGGCATATATTATTGAAGGTAAAGTCCTGATAAAATGCAGTGAATCGGGCGAACTACTAACCGATCATACTTTGGATGAATTAGAAAGTCTGTTACCAGGTGATCAGTTCTTCAGGATTAATAGAAAGCTTATTGCGAAAAAAGATTGTTGCCATGGCTATAGGCCCGAAAGCTATGGTAAGTTAGAAATTGAAGTCAGTCCTGTTCCCCCTGTTCCAGCAACAGTCAGCCAGAATAAAGCAAAAGCATTTAAAGAATGGATTGGTAGTAGAATCCCAATTGATTAA
- a CDS encoding sensor histidine kinase: MVKASKIKPIWGHVIPIMLLVLIEMSTKLQSLKISDLGIYIVYYVFDIAYFYLVTLGYMPFIIGLFRNNRFVQQLFAAFAVPFYGILILLYSALYTLLINGKATFFLDFETLQRSSMRGILISALAYAVAYARAKIKADQKTLQLENNLLHLQTDPHLINNVLGYVCERVEEYSKEDAKAIVLLSELTSDGLNHGDVAGKILLKDEIAYIRKYLILEALYREKEPFNKIVVHVEGYEELLIPPKLLLEPVVNLLKYADLNDTVDPAMIDIKVQDSILYMETYNRKGQRKPNSSNRIGINNLQKRLDLNYRNKHVLKIEDHAFTYRLSLAIELC, encoded by the coding sequence ATGGTAAAAGCTTCGAAAATAAAGCCGATCTGGGGCCATGTTATTCCAATAATGCTATTGGTTTTGATAGAAATGTCCACAAAGCTCCAATCTTTAAAAATTTCGGATCTCGGTATTTACATCGTTTATTATGTATTTGATATTGCTTACTTCTACCTGGTTACCCTTGGATACATGCCTTTTATCATTGGTCTGTTCCGAAATAACCGGTTTGTGCAGCAATTATTTGCCGCGTTTGCTGTACCTTTTTATGGCATACTGATCCTGTTATATTCTGCTTTATATACTCTACTAATAAATGGGAAAGCCACCTTCTTCCTGGATTTTGAAACACTACAAAGAAGTTCAATGCGGGGCATTCTAATTTCAGCGTTAGCCTATGCAGTTGCATATGCCAGAGCGAAAATCAAGGCCGATCAGAAAACCTTGCAGCTGGAGAATAATCTACTTCACCTGCAGACTGATCCGCATCTGATCAATAATGTTTTAGGCTATGTCTGTGAACGCGTCGAAGAATATTCCAAAGAGGATGCAAAAGCTATTGTTTTACTGTCTGAGCTAACCTCTGACGGTTTAAATCATGGTGATGTAGCGGGTAAAATCCTTTTAAAAGATGAGATCGCCTATATACGTAAGTATCTTATACTTGAGGCGCTTTATCGGGAAAAAGAACCTTTCAACAAGATTGTTGTACATGTTGAGGGGTATGAGGAACTATTGATCCCTCCAAAATTACTGCTTGAACCGGTAGTTAACTTATTGAAGTATGCTGACCTGAATGATACGGTTGATCCCGCGATGATTGACATTAAGGTACAAGATAGCATTCTATATATGGAGACGTATAATAGAAAAGGACAAAGAAAACCGAACAGCAGTAATCGAATCGGAATCAACAATCTTCAAAAAAGACTCGATCTGAATTACCGCAACAAGCATGTATTAAAAATAGAAGACCATGCATTTACCTATCGATTAAGCTTAGCCATTGAACTATGTTAA
- a CDS encoding RNA polymerase sigma factor: MKPVTFLSETELINRIKKGDQAAFEQIYLQYARKLAHRLLQLLKSEEIAQDILQDVFLKVWEVRDRLNPEQSFGAFLYTIATNYCKKSFRRSLLDQTYHHHNTFEEAYSPIEQQLNQKDAQQILSAALEKLTPRQKEVFTLHKIEGRNYNEISALLGISPNTINQLMQQANKQLKAGLVGQSLLLAAILLS; encoded by the coding sequence ATGAAGCCAGTTACATTCTTATCCGAAACAGAATTAATTAATCGCATAAAAAAAGGTGATCAGGCTGCATTTGAGCAAATATATCTTCAGTACGCAAGGAAGCTTGCCCATCGACTACTACAGCTACTTAAATCTGAAGAAATTGCCCAGGACATCTTACAGGATGTCTTTCTAAAAGTTTGGGAAGTTAGGGACCGACTCAATCCGGAACAATCATTTGGAGCTTTCCTTTATACCATTGCCACTAATTACTGCAAAAAGTCTTTTCGTAGATCTTTGTTGGACCAGACTTATCACCATCACAATACTTTTGAAGAAGCTTATTCACCAATCGAGCAACAGTTGAATCAAAAGGATGCCCAACAGATATTATCGGCTGCCCTTGAGAAACTGACGCCCCGGCAAAAAGAAGTCTTCACCTTGCATAAAATTGAAGGCCGGAACTACAATGAAATAAGCGCATTGCTTGGTATCAGCCCCAATACTATTAATCAGCTTATGCAGCAAGCCAATAAACAGTTAAAAGCAGGACTGGTGGGACAATCTCTCCTACTGGCAGCAATTTTATTGAGCTAA